The Nicotiana tomentosiformis chromosome 2, ASM39032v3, whole genome shotgun sequence genome includes the window TACGAGTACTTGTCACATTCATTGTTTCGTAACGTATTAGGTACAATAGTTTTGCTAGACTAAAAGAGAAAGACAGAACAAAGTATAGTAGAGAGATGTCAAACTTTTCCGGTGGCAGACCGCGGTCAACTTGTTTTAGTTTACATATATCAAAGACATTTTGCTGGTCAGCTACTAATAAGTCTAGAATTATACTGAGACGTATTTCTCCATAAATGTACTTCCAGTATAGGAAAACCATAAGAATGAAGCTTAAGGTGCATAAATTTGAAACAAGTCTCAGGTAAATTATAAAACTGATTTAAGTACAAATTGAGTTCTAGCCCAGCTCGGTAGTTTGATTCCACGAACAAAACAAGAAGGTTAATTACTTCGTTGGATTAGCCCACAAAAAGAGAAAGAGAGTCAAATAAGGATTAAAagagtttttttttcttcctttctcTTCAGAGATTAGAACAGACCAAAAGATATTAAGCAAGGGTGAGTTCAAGAGAGAGATTATTGACATCAAAACTGGCAGATGGCTCTAAGGACATGGTGCTACTGGAGAAATCTTCCTCTTCTGCAGTTTCAATAATTGAAGCAGATGGGCTCTTATTTGACAAACTGCTAGCATCTCGAACCACTTTATTCCCGTTGCCATTATCCTGAAAAAAGCAGAAAAAATCTACTAATTAGTTAAGTAGTCATAGGTACCAATCTTATAATGCTTGTATCAAGTTAAAGAATTATAACATATAAAAAAGCCAAATATTTCGGTAATTACTTGAACACTGCAGCCATTGAAGAAATCCCAGAACATGGTGTAATGATTAGACTTTCCTTCCAATCCCATGATCTTATTTTCCTTGGTCTCTTGCATATGTTTCCTGTTCAATTAAAACAAGGGGAAGGGTGAAAACTATGCCGCGCCGTTCTTTTTTAGTGTTTATGCGTAACCAAGAAAAACAAATTGGACGTAATTAAGCAAGAGTTCTCACACAATCTGTATAATTTGACATATGACTGTTATAACAAGTTGTCCGTCTTATTTTTGTCATATTACTAATTTGACGTATTAAGGACAACTTGCCGGTTATTACCAGTAATTATCGTATATATGAAAAATTTAACAAAGCggaaaaagaagaagatttgACCACCAAGAAATGTGATGGGATAGATGAGATCTCTCACTATTATAACCAAATTAAAGGTCAAATCATGGGAGCCAATTATTCATAAAGAGTGTTTCCCTTGATGAATCTTACGCGCGATACGACTCCAAATTAGCTAGATCAGACCATGGCCAGTGGGTGCCGAATagttaaaaaataaagaaaagagatTAAAGAAGTTTCACGAACCATGGAGGCAAAATAGTAGGCGACGAATGGGCTTCAAACAAGACTTTGCCATTAATATTGTAGTACTGATGATAATTCATTTGCTCTCGACCATCCATTCTATTCCTCTTACTCCCATTTGCAGCTTCTGCTTCAGCTTTAACAAA containing:
- the LOC104119607 gene encoding transcription repressor KAN1-like isoform X2, giving the protein MMKGLEFRESSSKNSPSLSIENNLKDHSNKSGGVRPYVRSKMPRLRWTQNLHRSFVHAVERLGGEDRATPKMVLQLMDVKGLTISHVKSHLQMYRSMKHEQMIQEAANGSKRNRMDGREQMNYHQYYNINGKVLFEAHSSPTILPPWKHMQETKENKIMGLEGKSNHYTMFWDFFNGCSVQDNGNGNKVVRDASSLSNKSPSASIIETAEEEDFSSSTMSLEPSASFDVNNLSLELTLA
- the LOC104119607 gene encoding transcription repressor KAN1-like isoform X1; amino-acid sequence: MMKGLEFRESSSKNSPSLSIENNLKDHSNKSGGVRPYVRSKMPRLRWTQNLHRSFVHAVERLGGEDRATPKMVLQLMDVKGLTISHVKSHLQMYRSMKHEQMIQAEAEAANGSKRNRMDGREQMNYHQYYNINGKVLFEAHSSPTILPPWKHMQETKENKIMGLEGKSNHYTMFWDFFNGCSVQDNGNGNKVVRDASSLSNKSPSASIIETAEEEDFSSSTMSLEPSASFDVNNLSLELTLA